From the Tissierellales bacterium genome, one window contains:
- a CDS encoding PHP domain-containing protein, with the protein MKNFKLIGDYHTHTRYSHGMGSIEDNVKAAISKNLEFIVIADHGPMCSYGVSKDDYRHMRLEIDCLNKKYKEIEILLGIEANIVDLEGKLDIDGDYIRYSDLLLAGFHFDIVYNEKLKAIRSNLDRRARLKNHIEKSLYDELKYYYTQSAIKSMRKYDIRILTHMGDGYPIDIEKLASVAAETNTYLEINNFHRYLNCDQIKRALKYKHLKFVINSDAHRSRDVGNVKIAMKVIEKSGLDVSRVENAMWL; encoded by the coding sequence ATGAAGAATTTTAAGCTGATTGGAGATTATCATACCCATACGAGATATAGTCATGGAATGGGAAGTATCGAAGATAATGTCAAAGCTGCGATATCTAAAAATCTTGAGTTTATAGTTATAGCAGATCACGGACCAATGTGCTCGTATGGGGTGAGTAAAGATGATTATAGGCATATGAGATTGGAAATTGATTGCTTGAATAAAAAATATAAAGAGATAGAGATACTGCTTGGAATTGAGGCTAATATAGTCGACCTAGAGGGAAAACTTGATATAGACGGTGATTATATTAGATACAGTGATTTGTTATTAGCGGGTTTTCATTTTGATATAGTATACAATGAAAAGTTGAAAGCTATTAGGTCAAATCTAGATAGAAGAGCACGGCTAAAAAATCACATAGAGAAGTCACTTTATGATGAACTCAAATATTACTATACACAAAGTGCAATAAAATCTATGCGAAAATATGATATACGAATTCTGACTCATATGGGAGACGGCTATCCCATAGATATAGAAAAATTAGCAAGTGTAGCAGCAGAGACAAATACGTATCTAGAAATCAACAATTTTCATAGATACTTAAATTGTGATCAGATAAAAAGGGCATTGAAATACAAGCATCTGAAGTTTGTGATAAATAGCGATGCACATAGGTCTAGAGATGTGGGGAATGTGAAGATAGCTATGAAAGTAATTGAAAAGTCTGGATTGGACGTATCTCGCGTAGAAAATGCTATGTGGTTATAG